From Calothrix sp. PCC 6303, a single genomic window includes:
- the infC gene encoding translation initiation factor IF-3, whose translation MPVIEKKRSRDLPQINERIRFPKIRVIDTDGSQLGILTPQEAISLAEEKELDLVLLSDKADPPVCRIMDYGKYKFEQEKKAREARKKQHTADVKEVKMRYKIEEHDYNVRVKQAERFLKDGDKVKATVMFRGREIQHSDLAEHLLKRMANDLEPLGEVQQAPKKEGRNMMMLISPKK comes from the coding sequence ATGCCTGTGATCGAGAAAAAAAGAAGTCGCGATTTACCCCAAATAAACGAACGTATTCGCTTTCCGAAAATTCGAGTAATTGACACTGATGGCAGCCAATTGGGAATTCTGACCCCCCAAGAAGCGATAAGTCTAGCCGAAGAAAAGGAGCTAGATTTGGTACTATTGAGTGATAAAGCAGACCCTCCAGTTTGCCGCATCATGGACTACGGGAAATATAAGTTTGAGCAAGAGAAAAAGGCGCGGGAAGCCAGGAAGAAGCAGCATACAGCTGATGTCAAAGAAGTGAAGATGCGCTACAAAATTGAAGAACACGACTATAATGTGCGCGTCAAGCAAGCAGAGCGCTTTTTGAAAGACGGTGATAAAGTCAAAGCAACTGTAATGTTTCGTGGACGAGAAATCCAACATAGCGATTTAGCCGAACATTTGCTAAAGCGGATGGCAAATGATTTAGAACCTCTAGGTGAAGTGCAACAAGCACCGAAAAAAGAGGGACGTAATATGATGATGTTAATTTCGCCGAAGAAATAA
- a CDS encoding DUF2301 domain-containing membrane protein: MAQQTLPQSEVYQGQFGEFTVTDNDRQSVIIYRVGLMVAALCFAVASILVLFYPSVETFRWITPLFSCYAIALGVSLLTIHIYMGFLHRTLQAFWLIGCISSFCIGHLDPEPFAVTVYTQPLTLFGVGFIFAALTGIFFKEAFCFNRLETKVLTFTVPLLLLGHLAGVLPIIWERGLLATWAILFFVFAVRKVIQAVPPDIGDKSVFEYLKSQRAAKAS, from the coding sequence ATGGCTCAACAAACTTTACCTCAATCTGAAGTTTACCAAGGTCAGTTTGGTGAATTTACAGTCACCGATAATGATCGCCAAAGTGTGATTATCTATCGCGTAGGCTTAATGGTGGCTGCTCTTTGTTTTGCAGTTGCTAGTATATTGGTATTATTTTATCCCAGTGTTGAGACATTTAGATGGATTACACCCCTTTTCAGTTGTTATGCGATCGCATTGGGTGTTAGCCTATTGACTATTCATATCTACATGGGATTTTTACACCGAACTCTCCAGGCTTTTTGGTTAATTGGTTGTATTAGCTCATTTTGCATCGGACACTTAGACCCTGAGCCATTTGCAGTAACTGTTTACACCCAACCACTAACGCTATTTGGAGTGGGTTTTATTTTCGCAGCCTTAACTGGCATATTCTTTAAGGAAGCTTTCTGTTTTAATCGTTTGGAAACTAAGGTACTAACTTTTACTGTCCCTTTATTGTTGCTGGGACATCTGGCAGGTGTATTACCAATTATTTGGGAACGAGGATTATTAGCAACTTGGGCAATTTTATTCTTTGTTTTTGCTGTGCGAAAAGTAATCCAAGCAGTTCCCCCCGATATTGGAGATAAATCGGTATTTGAATATTTAAAGTCACAACGCGCTGCTAAAGCATCGTAG
- a CDS encoding DNA methyltransferase: MASLSSISAIAPDVQNSALREIDKLDKQLQHHFQAKFLVQPALTRLLVSFQANKTRPIYRWYKYKEAFSASLVELLLQKYQLNHGKILDPFAGSGTALFAASNLGLDADGIELLPIGQKIIETKKIIDTEFKSDDLAHLKNWVDSRIWKQANKDYCLPEFRITKGAYSTENRRSVEQYLGAYYQENERVREVLRFALLCVLESISYTRKDGQYLRWDYRSGRGQAKKPFNKGEILDFDDAITHKITEIIHDLEPPTHQIELFSVKPPQGKIKLLKGSCLKLLPTLQDAIYDAVITSPPYCNRYDYTRTYALELALLGVSEKELIDLRQEMLSCTVENRSKDLLALNPNWNLALETANSEPLLQAILNYLDNQRLQGVLNNNGIPRMVRGYFYEMACVIQECSRVLKPGALLFMVNDNVRYSGISISVDIILSNLAEKLGFTVKNILVLPGDKGNSSQQMGNYGRDPLRKCVYVWRKQ, translated from the coding sequence GTGGCAAGTCTATCAAGCATCTCCGCCATTGCTCCTGATGTGCAAAATAGCGCTCTTAGAGAAATTGATAAACTTGATAAACAATTACAGCATCATTTTCAAGCCAAGTTCTTAGTTCAGCCTGCCCTTACTAGGCTTTTAGTCAGTTTTCAAGCCAACAAAACAAGACCTATTTATAGGTGGTACAAGTACAAAGAAGCCTTCTCTGCTTCTCTTGTTGAGCTTTTACTTCAAAAATACCAGCTTAATCACGGCAAGATACTAGATCCTTTTGCAGGTAGCGGAACGGCTTTGTTTGCTGCGAGTAATTTGGGACTTGATGCCGATGGTATTGAACTCTTACCAATTGGGCAAAAAATTATTGAAACGAAGAAGATTATCGACACAGAATTTAAGTCCGACGATCTTGCACATCTCAAAAATTGGGTAGATTCACGAATATGGAAACAGGCTAATAAAGACTACTGTTTACCAGAATTTAGAATTACAAAAGGAGCTTATTCTACAGAAAATAGAAGATCAGTTGAGCAGTACCTCGGAGCTTATTACCAGGAAAATGAAAGAGTTAGAGAAGTTTTGCGTTTTGCGTTGCTTTGTGTTTTAGAGTCCATCAGCTACACTCGCAAAGATGGGCAATATCTTCGTTGGGATTACCGTTCCGGTCGTGGGCAAGCTAAAAAGCCTTTCAATAAAGGTGAAATCCTGGATTTTGATGATGCGATTACCCATAAAATCACAGAAATTATTCATGATCTAGAACCGCCTACACATCAGATAGAGCTTTTTTCAGTTAAGCCACCACAAGGAAAAATTAAACTTTTAAAAGGCTCTTGCCTTAAATTGCTACCGACTTTACAAGATGCAATTTATGATGCCGTTATCACGTCTCCACCTTATTGCAACCGATATGACTATACTCGTACATATGCATTAGAGCTTGCATTATTAGGTGTTTCTGAAAAAGAGCTAATCGATCTCCGACAGGAGATGTTAAGTTGTACAGTTGAAAATCGCTCGAAAGACTTATTAGCCCTCAATCCCAATTGGAACTTGGCTTTAGAAACTGCAAATTCGGAACCTTTATTACAAGCTATACTAAACTATCTAGACAATCAGAGACTTCAAGGTGTATTGAATAATAACGGAATACCCAGGATGGTGAGAGGTTACTTTTATGAAATGGCTTGCGTTATACAAGAATGCTCTCGTGTACTCAAGCCTGGGGCACTGTTATTTATGGTCAATGACAATGTGCGTTACTCTGGCATAAGTATTTCAGTAGATATAATCCTTTCTAACCTTGCAGAGAAGCTAGGTTTTACAGTTAAAAATATTCTTGTTCTACCTGGTGACAAGGGTAACAGTAGCCAGCAAATGGGAAATTATGGTCGTGATCCCTTGAGAAAGTGTGTTTATGTTTGGAGAAAACAGTAA
- a CDS encoding type II restriction endonuclease — protein MTAYRNHLQSSDDLVTTYEATRAGFVALSLEKNRRANPYIAEARALQAAVNQAKSPADLLKIQGIEMGLLTAAGLSDKSLAHLAPEDKIDAINGLIKNFLEPEGANFVEELVFRFLLTRGDTLGGSMRNVGGALAQRKLTRAILSTLTIAGQKYHWQHSKTKKWIAMTNDDAEIELCLRGLSWKSDFGRRTLIYNLNIPLVKSNVDICLFNLAPEALPANKSSKIEPVEVEPFTIALGELKGGVDPAGADEHWKTAQAALNRIRQAFADAGHSPLTFFVGAAIERRMSGEIWQQLESGMLSNAANLNEENQVASISRWLCSL, from the coding sequence ATGACTGCTTATCGTAATCATCTTCAATCTAGTGATGATCTTGTAACAACCTATGAAGCAACTCGTGCGGGCTTTGTGGCGCTTTCCCTTGAGAAAAATCGACGAGCTAACCCTTATATCGCAGAGGCAAGGGCACTTCAAGCAGCAGTAAATCAAGCTAAAAGCCCTGCTGATTTGCTAAAAATTCAGGGTATTGAGATGGGATTATTGACTGCAGCAGGATTATCTGATAAATCTCTTGCTCATTTGGCACCAGAGGATAAAATTGATGCGATTAACGGTCTAATCAAAAACTTTCTTGAGCCAGAAGGTGCAAATTTTGTAGAAGAACTAGTCTTTAGATTTCTATTGACTCGTGGCGATACGCTTGGTGGCTCAATGCGTAATGTTGGTGGAGCTTTAGCACAAAGAAAGCTGACTCGTGCTATTCTTTCAACTCTTACAATTGCAGGTCAAAAATATCATTGGCAGCATTCAAAGACAAAAAAGTGGATAGCAATGACAAACGACGATGCAGAAATTGAATTGTGTTTACGTGGACTCAGTTGGAAGAGTGATTTTGGTAGGCGTACACTTATCTATAACCTGAATATTCCGTTGGTTAAAAGTAATGTAGATATTTGCTTGTTCAATCTTGCGCCAGAAGCACTGCCAGCTAACAAATCTAGTAAAATTGAGCCGGTTGAAGTTGAGCCTTTCACGATCGCATTGGGAGAATTAAAGGGTGGAGTTGATCCAGCCGGTGCTGACGAGCATTGGAAAACTGCACAAGCGGCACTCAATCGTATACGACAAGCATTCGCGGATGCTGGTCATTCACCACTGACATTTTTTGTAGGGGCGGCGATTGAGAGAAGGATGTCTGGCGAAATTTGGCAGCAATTAGAAAGCGGGATGCTCAGTAATGCTGCAAACTTAAATGAGGAGAACCAAGTTGCATCTATTTCTCGCTGGCTATGCAGTTTGTAG
- a CDS encoding MFS transporter: protein MTQNQELALHHRIQTKLLASLNLRSEESDRTWLMLAFYTLTSIGLRWAEDSTVAMFIDQYGSRWLPWIYIASAMLGMLLVFLYSRLQKLFSLRWVIAFLAPCMLLPLVLLCLSLEYSSLAVISIFLLRLWVDGFYILNDLNTSIAANQLFNIREIKRAYPIVSSGIIIADIFGGFSLPLLLSIFGLKNIILVSVISILLGASILLYLSQKYRSYFPESARKTKTTVPISTRHLSTPIKRYSRLLFAFFALLQIIWVLVDFQYLTQLEQSFSNIQIASFLGIFGGITGLCELLMQLFVSSRFIEKFGVFFAIASLPVTVAVFLPITLIVTDIFPITQNFHFFWGLVFVKFLDELLRYTLVIGSSPLLFQPIPERIRNYVQTLSGGIAESFGAGFAGLIIVVSLLLVSQFNLSVNLENWLLVGISIGIAIACLALLWILRSHYVNLLVLSAGQGQLGDGDFDVRLLKQAVVKALKENSSELDKRSYVELLTKIDPVGAGEILAPLVVNLPVDLQKFCLEAILAGETNASYLPQIRSLLKVSYQETSPEIFALALRYVWLAETNPDLNQLEQFLQPQQHSLIRATAASLLLRQGTPKQKVDATKCLQVMLRSIQERDRINAVKALNSSIYLQTLRLEIPDLLQDESLRVRCAVLEMIAATRLEDYYPALFAGLNYRSTRLTAMECLVKLDSEVLPTLINVATNLYKPEVVRKYAWRAISQIPGTETIDILWDNLETSRGVNRDYILHSLLKRHQKEGISNFENKSYESKVEKLVEEELRFLGEVYSAYVDLKQQEHQYTQYLGEKSYELIKTNQSKQEVSEICQILQQSLLILEADVRERLLLLLKLVYPLEKMQAASFNLRSTSPANLARGLEILEHTVTFECKPVLLNILDKREPSKKLREVVEAKIVEYQQMEIRHRTRKLLTFDKELSDWSLACCFHFAQAAHIRLNISEILTSLRHPTVFVREAAICYLNTASPRILLELLPQLEDDPHPVIASQVRELLKTHKQYSHN, encoded by the coding sequence ATGACACAAAATCAGGAATTGGCTTTACATCATCGGATTCAAACAAAGCTTTTAGCATCATTAAACCTTAGATCAGAAGAAAGCGATCGCACTTGGCTAATGTTGGCATTTTATACGCTAACATCAATTGGGCTACGCTGGGCAGAAGATAGTACTGTTGCCATGTTTATCGATCAATATGGTTCTAGGTGGTTGCCCTGGATTTATATTGCCAGTGCCATGTTAGGTATGCTACTGGTTTTTTTGTACTCTCGACTTCAAAAGCTGTTTTCGTTGCGTTGGGTGATTGCATTCCTAGCACCCTGCATGTTACTACCGTTGGTTTTGTTGTGTTTGAGTTTAGAGTATTCATCCTTAGCAGTCATTTCAATCTTTTTACTGCGGTTGTGGGTGGATGGATTTTATATACTCAACGATTTAAATACATCCATTGCCGCAAATCAACTATTTAATATTCGAGAAATTAAACGTGCTTACCCGATAGTTAGTAGCGGCATAATAATAGCAGATATTTTCGGCGGTTTTAGCTTACCTTTGCTGCTAAGTATTTTCGGCTTAAAAAATATTATCTTGGTTTCAGTCATCTCAATTCTTTTGGGTGCCTCAATTCTGCTATATCTGAGCCAAAAATATCGGAGTTATTTCCCAGAATCAGCCAGAAAAACTAAGACTACAGTACCAATCTCCACACGTCACCTTTCTACACCAATTAAACGCTATTCGCGCTTACTTTTTGCTTTCTTTGCCCTTTTACAAATTATTTGGGTTTTAGTTGATTTTCAATACTTGACACAACTGGAACAAAGCTTCAGCAACATCCAAATTGCTAGCTTTTTAGGAATATTTGGCGGAATAACAGGCTTATGCGAACTGTTGATGCAGCTATTCGTTTCCAGCCGATTTATCGAAAAATTTGGAGTATTCTTTGCCATCGCTAGCTTACCCGTAACTGTGGCAGTATTTTTACCTATTACGCTTATCGTTACAGATATATTTCCAATTACCCAGAATTTTCACTTTTTTTGGGGACTAGTGTTTGTCAAATTTTTAGATGAATTACTGCGTTACACCCTGGTAATTGGTAGTAGCCCACTTTTGTTTCAACCAATACCAGAGCGGATTCGCAATTACGTGCAAACACTATCAGGTGGAATTGCAGAGTCATTCGGGGCAGGTTTTGCAGGATTGATAATTGTGGTGAGTCTGTTGCTAGTATCACAATTTAATCTCAGTGTGAATTTAGAAAATTGGCTGTTAGTTGGGATTAGTATCGGGATTGCGATCGCATGTTTGGCTCTACTATGGATTTTGCGATCGCATTATGTGAATTTGCTAGTTTTGAGTGCTGGACAAGGGCAACTTGGAGATGGTGATTTTGATGTTCGTTTGCTGAAGCAAGCAGTTGTCAAAGCTTTAAAGGAAAATAGCAGTGAATTAGACAAACGTTCCTACGTAGAATTACTAACCAAAATCGATCCTGTCGGTGCAGGGGAAATCCTCGCACCACTAGTGGTAAACCTACCTGTAGATTTGCAAAAATTCTGTTTAGAAGCAATATTGGCAGGTGAGACAAATGCCTCATATCTTCCGCAAATTAGATCACTCTTAAAAGTTTCTTACCAAGAGACTTCACCCGAAATTTTTGCCCTCGCATTGCGGTATGTTTGGTTAGCCGAAACAAACCCAGATTTAAACCAACTAGAACAATTTTTACAACCTCAACAACACTCACTAATTCGTGCAACAGCTGCCAGCTTACTATTACGTCAAGGAACACCCAAACAGAAAGTAGACGCAACCAAGTGTTTACAAGTAATGTTAAGGAGTATTCAAGAACGCGATCGCATCAACGCAGTAAAGGCATTAAATAGCTCTATCTATCTCCAAACTTTACGCTTAGAAATTCCCGATTTACTCCAAGATGAATCATTGCGTGTACGCTGTGCAGTTCTGGAAATGATTGCCGCTACCCGTTTAGAAGACTACTACCCCGCACTGTTTGCCGGATTAAACTACAGATCAACTCGTCTGACAGCAATGGAATGTTTAGTAAAACTCGATAGCGAAGTCTTACCCACACTCATCAACGTTGCGACAAATCTATATAAACCAGAAGTTGTAAGGAAATATGCTTGGAGAGCAATATCTCAAATTCCTGGAACCGAAACAATAGATATACTATGGGACAATTTAGAAACTTCCAGAGGTGTCAACCGCGACTATATTCTTCATAGCTTACTGAAAAGGCATCAAAAAGAAGGAATTTCCAACTTTGAAAACAAATCCTACGAATCTAAGGTAGAAAAATTAGTTGAAGAAGAATTAAGATTTTTAGGTGAGGTTTATAGCGCTTATGTAGACTTAAAACAACAAGAACACCAATATACTCAATACTTGGGAGAGAAAAGTTATGAACTGATCAAAACTAATCAATCAAAACAGGAAGTATCTGAAATCTGTCAAATACTTCAACAATCATTGCTAATTTTAGAAGCTGATGTCAGAGAAAGATTATTACTACTGCTGAAATTAGTTTATCCATTAGAAAAAATGCAAGCAGCATCCTTTAATCTGCGTTCTACATCACCAGCAAACTTAGCTAGAGGACTAGAAATATTAGAGCATACTGTCACATTTGAATGTAAACCAGTTTTACTCAACATCTTGGATAAACGCGAACCCAGCAAAAAGCTGCGAGAAGTGGTAGAAGCTAAAATTGTTGAATACCAACAAATGGAAATTCGTCATCGGACTCGTAAACTCTTGACTTTTGACAAAGAACTATCAGACTGGAGTTTAGCTTGTTGTTTCCATTTTGCCCAAGCTGCACATATTCGTCTCAATATTTCGGAAATTCTCACCAGCTTACGCCATCCCACTGTTTTTGTCCGTGAAGCTGCCATTTGCTACCTCAACACAGCTTCTCCGAGAATTCTTCTAGAACTATTACCCCAACTTGAAGATGATCCACATCCAGTAATTGCATCCCAGGTACGGGAATTACTCAAAACACATAAACAATACTCACATAACTAG
- a CDS encoding SLBB domain-containing protein yields the protein MLSVKSRGFLSQPIVGAMLLVSVITALPPASFAQQRPAVISGQLDTNYTLGGGDRIKVNVFEVPDYTGEYQIPPGGAINLPLIGSISLLGITTEDAAELIRKKYERFLKRPIISVNLLSPRPINIFVAGEVTRPGSYSLSLQGGAGQDPGVQYPTILSALTTAQGTTLSADVSQVEVFRKIGNTGEQRVVLNLKELIRTGQTTQDITLRDGDRIVVNRATSINLADVRNLSAASFAADISRPRTVAIIGEVNRPGSYLVTSGTTDTNAPGQTGGQGIAGLPTITRAIQQAGGITPQADLRNVTIRRLTRTGDPQSLTVNLMQLLQGDIDQDQIVQDGDTIFIATGTEINRAEATQLATTTLSPSRIQVGVVGEVKRPGPVDIIPNSSLNQALLAAGGFNDARASRGAVDLVRLNPDGSVTKRVVKIDLASGINEQTNPILRNNDVIIVSRNGATKTGDSIGTIINPIGGVLGIFRALFGF from the coding sequence ATGCTTAGTGTGAAATCTAGAGGATTCCTGAGTCAACCGATTGTAGGCGCGATGCTGTTAGTTAGCGTCATTACAGCTTTGCCCCCTGCTAGCTTTGCCCAACAAAGACCAGCAGTTATATCGGGACAACTCGATACAAACTATACACTAGGCGGTGGCGATCGCATCAAAGTCAATGTCTTTGAAGTACCCGATTATACAGGTGAGTACCAAATTCCACCAGGCGGAGCCATCAACCTGCCTTTAATTGGTAGTATATCGCTCCTGGGAATCACTACAGAGGATGCAGCCGAGCTAATCAGAAAAAAATATGAACGTTTTCTCAAGCGTCCCATCATCTCAGTTAATCTCCTATCACCACGACCAATCAACATCTTTGTAGCTGGTGAAGTGACCCGCCCAGGTTCCTATAGTTTGAGCTTACAAGGCGGTGCTGGTCAAGACCCTGGTGTCCAGTATCCCACAATCTTATCTGCCCTAACTACTGCTCAGGGTACCACTTTAAGCGCAGATGTCTCACAGGTAGAGGTTTTTCGGAAGATTGGCAATACTGGCGAGCAACGTGTTGTCCTCAACCTCAAAGAATTAATCCGCACAGGTCAAACCACCCAAGATATTACTTTACGTGATGGTGACAGAATTGTCGTCAATCGAGCCACTAGCATCAATTTGGCTGATGTTCGTAATCTATCAGCAGCTAGTTTTGCAGCCGATATTAGCCGTCCCCGCACTGTGGCAATTATTGGTGAAGTCAATCGTCCTGGTTCATACTTGGTAACTAGTGGCACTACAGATACAAATGCCCCAGGTCAAACAGGAGGACAGGGAATTGCTGGTTTGCCTACAATTACCAGAGCAATTCAACAAGCTGGAGGCATCACACCTCAAGCGGATCTTCGGAATGTGACAATTCGCCGTCTCACCCGTACAGGCGATCCTCAAAGCCTCACAGTCAACTTGATGCAGTTACTCCAAGGTGACATTGACCAAGATCAAATTGTCCAAGATGGAGATACAATTTTTATTGCCACAGGTACGGAAATCAACCGAGCAGAGGCAACACAACTAGCAACCACAACTTTATCCCCTAGCAGAATTCAAGTTGGTGTAGTTGGTGAGGTAAAACGTCCAGGACCTGTGGATATTATTCCCAACAGTTCACTCAACCAAGCATTGCTAGCAGCAGGTGGCTTTAATGATGCTCGTGCGAGTCGCGGTGCTGTAGATTTGGTACGTCTTAACCCCGATGGTTCTGTAACTAAGCGTGTGGTGAAGATTGACTTAGCATCTGGGATTAACGAACAAACTAACCCCATTCTTCGCAACAATGATGTAATTATTGTCAGCCGTAACGGTGCTACCAAGACAGGTGACAGCATTGGTACGATTATTAATCCTATTGGTGGTGTTTTGGGTATTTTTAGAGCTTTATTTGGGTTCTAA
- a CDS encoding tetratricopeptide repeat protein encodes MKFKQSFKLNISNKPLGYFTLGTLITVATSFYSLVVVPQAQARQLVAILSEQEKAERAQLIQTANSQMGEGKFAAAETSLRELLKKFPRDAFGYYQLGNVLARQNRSEDAIAQYQQALKYNPRYAVAYNAIGLTYGSLSQWDEAASQFRKALEINPNYGDAMYNLGQVLWQGNYREDAIASFEKALKIFKAEKRDEKVRRIEKTIEQLKKGDDPGIS; translated from the coding sequence ATGAAGTTCAAACAATCTTTCAAACTCAATATTTCCAACAAGCCTTTGGGTTACTTCACCCTGGGGACATTGATAACTGTAGCTACATCCTTTTACAGTTTGGTGGTGGTACCTCAAGCTCAAGCTAGACAACTAGTAGCGATATTATCAGAGCAGGAAAAAGCAGAACGCGCACAGTTGATTCAGACTGCCAACTCCCAGATGGGAGAGGGAAAATTTGCTGCTGCGGAGACTAGTTTACGGGAATTGCTGAAAAAGTTTCCCCGTGATGCCTTTGGCTATTATCAGTTGGGAAATGTCCTAGCAAGGCAAAATCGAAGTGAAGATGCGATCGCTCAATACCAACAAGCCTTAAAATACAATCCTCGCTATGCGGTGGCTTATAATGCCATTGGTTTGACCTACGGCAGTTTATCACAATGGGATGAAGCTGCTAGTCAGTTTCGCAAAGCTTTAGAGATTAATCCTAACTATGGGGATGCCATGTATAATTTAGGACAAGTCCTGTGGCAAGGGAATTATCGAGAAGATGCGATCGCTTCTTTTGAAAAAGCCTTAAAAATCTTTAAAGCTGAAAAACGCGATGAAAAAGTTCGTCGCATCGAAAAAACTATAGAGCAACTTAAAAAAGGTGATGATCCTGGAATAAGCTGA
- a CDS encoding ABC transporter ATP-binding protein, protein MKSVADVPNPELNTTENPPVVLTSELRKVYQTGFFLNQKVASLKNCSLKVYKGETFGLLGPNGAGKTTLLKLLLGIIRPTSGRGLLLGKPLGDGVVKQRIGYLPENTYLYEYLTAWEFLQLVAGLFQIPAKVQRQRIPELLELVGLSLVDARKKQMRRYSKGMLQRVGMAQALINDPELIFLDEPMSGLDPVGRYQMREIILKLKAEGKTIFFNSHILSEVEQICDRVAILSHGELICAGSLEELLGTSDTYHVKGQGGDWDVLKKWIPNLAFDLNGCWYGELQGDYYDFIASLRLMAATLLTMKLLRPSLEEFFIQQVQGN, encoded by the coding sequence ATGAAGTCTGTTGCAGACGTACCGAATCCTGAATTGAATACTACAGAAAACCCACCAGTGGTACTGACTTCGGAATTACGAAAAGTCTATCAAACTGGCTTTTTCCTGAATCAAAAGGTTGCATCACTCAAAAACTGCTCATTAAAAGTTTACAAAGGGGAAACCTTTGGTTTACTAGGTCCCAATGGAGCAGGAAAGACAACGCTGTTAAAATTATTGCTGGGAATCATTCGTCCAACTTCTGGACGAGGATTGCTGCTGGGTAAACCTCTGGGTGATGGGGTTGTGAAGCAGCGCATTGGTTACTTACCCGAAAACACCTATTTGTATGAATATCTCACTGCTTGGGAGTTTCTCCAACTAGTTGCGGGGTTGTTCCAAATTCCTGCTAAAGTTCAACGTCAGAGGATTCCAGAACTATTGGAATTAGTGGGATTATCTTTAGTGGATGCGCGCAAAAAACAAATGCGTCGCTACTCTAAGGGAATGCTACAGCGGGTAGGAATGGCACAAGCTTTGATAAATGACCCGGAATTGATCTTTTTAGATGAACCGATGTCTGGACTTGATCCGGTGGGACGTTATCAAATGCGGGAAATTATTTTGAAATTAAAAGCTGAAGGCAAGACGATTTTCTTTAATAGTCATATTTTAAGCGAGGTGGAACAGATATGCGATCGCGTTGCAATTCTTAGCCATGGTGAGTTGATTTGTGCTGGTTCATTAGAGGAATTACTGGGTACAAGTGATACATACCACGTAAAGGGTCAAGGTGGTGACTGGGATGTGTTGAAAAAATGGATACCAAATCTGGCGTTTGACCTGAACGGTTGTTGGTACGGTGAACTACAAGGAGATTATTACGATTTTATCGCAAGTCTGCGGTTAATGGCTGCCACCTTACTCACAATGAAATTGTTACGTCCTTCCCTCGAAGAGTTCTTTATTCAACAAGTTCAAGGTAACTGA
- a CDS encoding pentapeptide repeat-containing protein gives MSETNSQQITYTAATLIQSYAQGKRNFSGANLGDADLQGADLKGSDFSYADLSEANLNGANLRGCDLSFANLSQANLQDADLRGSLLFSVSLGQANLKGAKLEKADCDRNTHFPKDFDPVEVGLQIQER, from the coding sequence ATGTCTGAAACAAATTCTCAACAGATTACTTACACTGCTGCAACCCTCATCCAGAGCTATGCACAAGGGAAGCGTAATTTTAGCGGAGCAAACTTGGGTGACGCTGATTTGCAAGGTGCTGATCTTAAAGGCTCTGATTTTAGCTATGCTGATTTGAGCGAAGCCAATTTAAATGGTGCTAATCTCAGAGGCTGTGACTTGAGCTTTGCCAATCTTAGTCAAGCCAATTTGCAAGATGCGGATCTTAGAGGATCTTTATTATTTTCGGTTAGTCTGGGTCAAGCTAATCTTAAGGGAGCAAAACTGGAAAAAGCAGATTGCGATCGCAATACCCATTTTCCTAAAGATTTTGATCCAGTAGAAGTAGGATTGCAAATTCAAGAACGATAA